The sequence TCCACAatcactaaaatttaaattagtcCAAGCTTGACCCTGTCCAAAAATATGAGTCTTAACTCTTACAAGAATCCGTCCAAATTTGGTGACCTTTAACCAAGGCCCAAACaagtttttcatcaaataatagataggttataaaaaaattaacaataatattaatatatgaacatgaccaaatattattctacaaaacactttaaaattaaaatactacatgcatatttatattcgatcaaaataactaaaattcaaactacTTTAATCAATGAcaatcaacaatatatatatatatatatatatatataataataaataataaataacaactcaaaccattatatatataagtatatacaaaattaattaataaatatattttataattcggaCCGGGCTAGACCTTTAATAATGAAAACCAAGCCatactatttttaaaatggGTTTCTTTTTTTGTCCAAAACCCTGTCATCGGACCTTATATATTTGTTCAAACCCTCCCAATTTTCAAACGGGCCTTCGGGTGGGTAGCCTGGTCTTTGAACAAGTCTAGCCCTAagcatgatatttttttaaaaaattattttttattaaataataaataacataataaaaataaaaaatataaattattattaataattacaataaataaaatatttatccaaaaatttttagagatttagagattttttttaatcctttgcGTAATGCATCAAAAAAATCTCactgataaaataatattatttcgATAGGATAATTATGTAAgatagtaaataataattttaaatataatttttaaaaaaaacaatgaattgaggGTACCTAAATAATTGAAAGGCCTAttatgaaatcaaatttatattaccataaattaagtattatattttaaaaaaattaaaattttcaagattataattattatgtgtataatataacaatagatgaaaattttaaatataattcttttgaaaaaaaaacatgaattttggAGTCCAAAAAAATTATGGTCCTATCATAACACCAAATTTATTGCATAGTGATATcattataaattaagttttataatttactAAACAcaattttcaatattataattatgtgataggataatagtaaatgaaaatgttaaatataatttaaaaataaatagtgacACCTAAGAAAATTCCAAGGCCTGTCATAACGTGAAATTTATTGGATATtgatatatcataaattaaattttatagtttaaaaaataattaaaatttttaaaattataattatgagaataaaataataaataaaaatcttaaatataatttaaaaaaataaatttatggaCCCTATAAAATTGTGGGGCCTTAGGCATAGACCTTGGTCCCCTATGCCTAGGGCCGGACTTGAGTAATGGCCAATGGGTCAATTGTTGTTGGTATGGACTTGTATCGTAAATCTCTCGTCGTTGATGTATATAACATTTGTCGCATTTCAAGGGGAAGCACTGATAACAATGGTTTAAGCGTATcatctttttatcatttttcataCAAGGAACCATGCAAGatggaatgcctgctattttatTTACCCACATAATTATAAATGTTATTACAAAGATGAGTGAGACacacaaaaactaaaagaataCTTACTTTATTTGAGATTATTAAGTTTGATTATCATACCATGTTTAAAAATAGAGATCACAtaacacatatacatatatatatatatatatataaacaagaatGCAGTCAGGTAAGTTGCATGACTGAAATATATGACTCCGTCTATAAAAGAGAGCATCCATCTCAAAAACAATATATGACTGAAATATACTATTATCTTTCTATTTCTCATCATATATCCACATGTTCGACAGAGGATTAAGTTTCACTAGAAAACCACCCCacaaacaacaacagcaacaacatgAGCTTCCCAGCAAACTATAGATTTGGTTTCATAATCTGATAACCATGCTTTTACAGTATGACCTTTTTTCATCTAACTATTTGATCCTAACAAGTTAGTCTAGGAGCAATTCTACACCATGAGCTGCTTGTAGTTGTGCAGCATTTTCTAGCTAAGTTGCATGCTAATCTCCGGCATATGTCATCTCCTCATCATCACTTGAATCAGTAAAATCCATACCCCTCTTTTCCGGGGACTCGACAGCACCGCCAGAATTTCCTGCATTTAAACCCGGGTCCATGAGCACATTTTGAGCCATGCTTGTATCAGTGGGTAAGGATGATGGCTTCAGAACTGGTGATCCGAGATCGGATGGTGATGTTGATCGGGCAGGAGAGCTTGCTCCTGCTTTGATATGGATAGGGGTTTTTAATTGCATGGCTTTTATGATTGAAGCTGCGGCAGTTGGAGAGGCGATACGAGCACCAGCTGCGATAGCAGTGGCTCGTACAGAGTTGGCGAGGGGTTCTGACGAAGCTGGTGGTTGAGCTCCTTTCTGTAATGTGCCAACCGGGATGTTTGTTTGGCTTGGACTCAGGGCCTGTGAAGGGCAGCTTCTGTTTGCGTCTGCTTGAATTGTTGGCGCAGAAGCGATGAGTGCTATGTTTGAATTTGTACCGGCTGTTTCAGAGTCAATTAGAACTAGTTTGTTACTTGATAGTAAAAACAGACAACTAGAATGAATATCAATAAACAATATGAATAtacaatacaaattaaaaaaaaacagaagcaaTCGAGCATTGCAAGCAATCAAGGATCAACTCCAAAACCATGCATAGAAGTCACAGCCTTGGATGATCTCTAGAAAGATAAGCATTGTCAAAGACATAATAAAATACCATTACCACAAGAATGCCAAATGAATTTATGAATGTTAACAAGTATCAGCCCCAATATGAATACTTATTGCATGAGGAGGAAGTTTAACTGTTTCTATCTAAATTCCTATCCAGACTCAATATCATAATGTAGGCTATGTGGGGCATTGTGAAGGACAACTAAAGATTCATGAACTTGAAATTGTAAATGATGGAACTCATAAATATTGCGTTGGATTACATCATTGAACAATACAACTGCTTAAATAGGGAGGAGAAATTATTCATACCACCTGAAGAAGGCGTGGATGAGTTGCTAAATAGTGGTACAAACAAAGTCATTGGAACAGCCATCACTTGTGTCTCAGATGAACCGGTATTTGTTGTATTACCAGAAAAAACCGGAGTGGTGCTTGTCTGACCGATCTGAACGGCAGGGCATCCCTGATTGGACAGAGAAAAGTCGATCAAAGATAAAGAAATCTGAATATAAACTGTATAAAAAGATAGGCATGGTAAAATACATTGTAGGCATGAGTTAATGGATAACAAAAATATCCTTCACATACATACAGAAGTTTCAAAATTGACTATAAGTGCAAGTGCACAGTTAGGCATAGTCTAATGCGAAGACTAATTAACTGGATACACTGATTCCCAGTAGACGAATGGCCAGATCAAAAGGACAACCTGTTTTGGAGACCAAAGTAATGATTGAAACCAACAAGTCAAGTATAACATCTAAAAAATGAAGTGCTTATTCGCAAAGGAACATGTTTCAGTTAGCCTGACAAAAACATTCCCTTCATATTATGTACCGGGGATATTCAAACTTCTTTGTCATTTTCCCTGAGAATGATTCAGATATCAAAAGCACCGTTCCCATCATGGAAACTCTCCAGAGTTCATTCAAAGTTGGTTTTCATATGATGGTGGGTCTCTTAGAATAAAAAGGCACCTTAATCAGATGCATGTTTCAATACTAACCAGACTGCTAGCGGTTGACGTTAGGTTCATCTCTACTGAGTTACTGTGTACAAATCAATACAAGTTCAGTTTCAAGtggtatttttcaatgaaaattgcAAAGATGCACGCCGTTTTGCATGACTCTACAAAGGACGTTCAGAAAAACCAATAACGGTACTATGTCATTCAAATATTAAACACATATATGTAGATGATTGGCCTCATTGACTCAAGCAGCTAGCAAGGTATCCATGTTTGAGTCCTACACATGAACCAAATCAATGAAAGAAATACTTGACCATTATGCAGAGATGGAAATGAAACATTTCAGCAGAAAATTCCATATCTGTTAAGAAATAATTAGAAACTAGACCCAAAAGAATATAATTCCTTCATGAAACAAGAAAATGCAGAATACAATCAAGAAGGTAAGAACACAAAAAGAGAAAGTTGCTGACAACTCTTTTTGGGAGGGAACTAGAAAGGCGTAACTAAAATCGCAAACAATCACTGAAATTCTCCCAGACTGAGTCTTTCTTCAAGTATTTGGGTACTCCAACACATGGCTAGTACTCGTCCAGAGAGAAATATGGCAAACAATCTCTGCTTGTTAGTTTTAACAAGAAAAACTACTTTACGGTATAGCTTCTGCAATTAACAAATTTATACCACATAATTTCTGAAGGAAATAAATAGTTCACAAGACTAAATTAGACTTGATACAACTTAATGGCAAGCAATCTGAATTAGTTTGCTTATTCCAGTCATCTAGATAAACACCAATATCAGCATCAAAGTAACTTACCAACCATCAGAGCATTCAATGACTGATAAACTCTAAATCAAGATTCTACAGCcactcatttatttttaaattaaaaaaaaaacatgatcccaaaaatacaccaagaaagtGATAAACTAACAAATTCTATACACTGGTCAGCTAATGAGAAGGATGATTTGAACTCTCACCCTTTCTCAGAAGAAGTCTTAACTAGGCTGTACCAAacatataagactccaaaataCATATCCCAATCATGGTTTTTTCAAGTTTGAGCTATGATTTAAGATGATCATTCTCAGGAAAGACTGAAATACCCAACTGTAGAGTCAAGACTAAAGAAAGGATTAAGAGGGAGCTGTGTGGTAGTTATCTTTTCCTAATAGAGCATTGGAAAAATAGTTCAGTTTGATTTTGACAACCTTTTGAAGATACGCATCAAGACTTTCAGAAAGAGGTTAGattttagtgttttattttatggATAATGGTGATGGTAATGGAATCTCATTAATTGCAAAGTAAGCAAGATGGACTTTAATAATCAACTACacaaaaaaaagtgtttttgatGGAAAGGAAATTGTCTGTCAGAAGAAAGGGAATACCGAATACCCGAAAAAGTTAATAAGATAAGACAGAAACCAAAAGAAGTGAATTACCCTCAATTTCTATCAATATGGACTGTTGATAAATGGCAGAATATGGGGCCGGGCAATAAAAGGAAGCACATGTCTTGAAACAGGAATTACAATGGAAAAAATACGATGATAGTTAAAAGCTGCTGTCAGTAGGGTATGTCAATGAAATTGATAATAGACAAGTATCTTAAAGTTGGCAAAATTATTGAGACAGCCGGAGAAAGAATTGGAATTAACGAGTATCTATGCATACAAGAAGCTTATTAAAtgaattaagaaagaaaacaactGTTTTTGCTCCGAATTGAACTCATTTGGAATATTTAGCATGTCTTCCTATCTCAAATGTGATTATCAAGGTTGGTAATTATTAACAACTAGAACCATGGTTACTTATGTCTTATGCCTCCTTGATAGGAGAAGTGTGTCAAAACAATGTAGAAAGCCAGATGTTCCACCACCAAATTGTATCTGGTCCTATCTTACGCTTATAAAGGTTAAGGTTTtatcaaagaaagaaggaaagttCTGCAAGGGCAAGAATGTACTGGAGATGGCTGTGAATTTGCCTGTCCATGATTGGAGTCTTCCTTTGAGATATTTCCTGCAGACAAACTTACCAAGACCGGTGTACTACCATCAAAATTCCCTGCAACCAGAGTTGAAAAAAACATTGTTTAAGGAACAAATGCCACGAATGTGGGTTCATGCTTATACAAATAAAAGCAGTTCTGCATCATTGACAGAACATAATTTCTTACCATTACTTGTTTTTAAAGCCAAAGGAGCTGCTGCAGATAAAAGGTGCGAGGAACTTGGCAAAGTGGGAACCAGGAGAAGATTACAAGGCGGTTGTAATAATTGACCTTCCTCCAATGGTTGTTTCTGTCTGAATTCTTGTGACACTGTTGTTTTCGCCACTTCACTCAAGGGGTTAAAAAATGTCACCAATCCAACTTTGTCTGAACTTACAGATTTCACCGCAAGTAATGTGTCCTGCAGTTCTATTCTAGATGGCTGAACTCGCATTTCATTAGGCACAATATCTGCCGGTTCAATTTTCTCATCCTTTTGCTTTGCCATAGCAACTTTCTCCACAGCCTCTTTTAAAGCACATAATGCTATACTGTAAATCTCAGGAGATGTCGCTCCATCCTCTACAAACTTCATAGCTTCACGGCATAAACTGTTGTAACGCCAAGTTAGAGATTGTGGCATACCCATGTCTTTATCCTGTGATTCAACATTAACTTCAACAGCAATAAGGCCATTAGAACTATCATTCTCACCTTCACTCCTGGCATTTCTTGTCCAACGTTTTAAAATGTAATGGGATGGGAGTGCCTGAATATTCGCTGCACTGAAGACTTTTAGTATGTGTCTGCAGAGAATGCCACAATACTCAAACATCTGACAGCTACAACTTGCTCTGATTTGAGGGGCATTGAAAACAACTTTGTACACTTTATGTTCTTCCCCCAGTTTTACCACTTGATATATGCCAGTATCACCCTCATCATTTACCTTATCTGCAGTAAAATCAACGGATTGAGTTAACTCTTCCTGAAATTTCTTAAATATCTTACTGGTATACGTCTCTGAAGCTTGTTTTTCCATAGGTGACAATGTCTTTAAGATCGGTATTGCATAAGTCGTATCAAACTCTGCTTTTACTTCCTTCTCATACCTGCAGTCCAATGCTTTCTCACACTGTTGAATGAACACTTGCGAATTCGTTTCTGCActtataaacccctcaaaaagTGAACTCTTGCATTCACATTTCCGGGATGGTGCAAATTCTGCAAAGAATGTACTCCGCAAGTATGCCGGAACCCATTGATGCCGACAACCATATACTGACTGAATCCACTCATTTCCTCCAAGGCCAAACCGAGTAACAAAACTATTCCAATAGAATTCAAACTCGTCAACCATTTCTGCATTAACACACTCATGAAGTTCTCCTTCAAAGGATTCATGCTCATCAAACACATGCGATAAACTCTCCCTGGCTTCTTTCAAGATATGCCATTTGCAGAAACGGCACCGGACATTCGGAAACACCTTGCGAACAGCCGCTTCTACACTCCAATCTAAATCTACAATCACTGAAACAGGCTGCCGCCCTGACATCGCTGAAAGCAGAGCTTTGAAAAGCCAAACAAGTGATGATTCAGAGTCATCAACAAGAAGTGCACAGCCAAACAACACAGGCTGCCGGTGATGATTGAAACCGGAGAAACAAAGCAAATGGAACTCGGTACTGATTCTTCTTAAACGACATATCAAAGATAACCACATCTCCAAACCACTTATAAGCCATTCTACACCTCTCATCAGCCCAAAAGACATTACCTTTAAGCTCATCCCCAATACCATCATCCTCCTGCATTGCAAGAAAGAACCCTGATTCTTCAACCTGCATGCGTTTCAAGCAATCAACAATCCCATTTCCGATCCCACCACCACTGCTCTGTTCACTAACCTCATGATAAGTCAAAAGTCCCTGATTTACCTCACCATTGGCCGGAGCCAAGCTTCTACCTCCACGGAAACCAAACACCGGGCTCCGACCACTCTCCGACAACAACCGGCGAGACCTATGGCAATGCGCGAGGTTCGGCGACACCAAATCATGGTTATGCGCGACCTCAAGCTTAGAAACAAACCACCTCCCATTCTCCTGCTTCTTCACCCTAATCATCGCCTTGCACCCGACCCTCGTCACCGCCCTGCTCCTCCTCGGCCTCACCTCGCCCTCCCTACCATCCCTATTCCTCCTGGGCGTCCGAAACCCTTCCTTGGAGCAAACGAACTGCCGCGCGGTGATCGACCCATCCTTGCGCGACCGCTGGTAAACGCTGATGCGCGTGCCGAAACCCACACGGCAAGCATACTCATTGTAGAATCCCCAGGCGTCCTCCGCGCTCTCGAACTCCATTCCGATGCAAGGCTCGCGCGCTTCGTGCAGGACGAGCGCCATGGACGCCGACCTCGCCGGCATTCCTCGCTCTCCTCCCTCCTCCGCGCCATCGGAGCCATTCTCGGAGCCCATGGACTCCATCGTCCCtcctttttctatttattttattttaattccaaaaaatatataaaaataattatttaattttaaaaaaaacagtgaAAAAGTATAGAACTTGAGAAGAAGAAACCTTCtaattattctaattaattgaatttaaataaataattattaaaatattagaaatgagtaaataaataaataaataaaaatttattattatgcagtaaaaaggagagaagaagagtaCCTTTGTTGGCACTTGGGAATGGTAGGAGTTACCCTATGTTGGTGTTAATGGTGAGTAACTCTCTTTtctatgtttgttttatataaagaTTTTCTATTAAAAGGGTTGTTTTTGGGGAGGTGGGAAAAGCAAAAAGGGTGGACAGGTGGGAGAAGCAGGGAAGAGGTTTGGAAGAAAGCTCCAACAAACAATTTTGggaattatctatttttaaatttttgtttggttgtaagcacaattaatattttttaataaaattacataaatcaCTATTTAATGAGATAAAATGAAGTGAATGCGTGGATAAACTCGTGAGATAAAATGACATCAATGGCCTTTTAATTTATTagcattgaattttttatttaaaaatatttattttttaaagaccGTAAATTGAAATCTTAATGTTCATGTGTAGTGGGAGGCCTGAGTGCTtgtagtttatttattaataaaataaaataataaaacaaaaactaaccgaattgagacaaattttggatcaattaattgtaaatattaaaaaacgagttaaaaaaaagaatggtgatacctaaaaaataattattgtggAAGATCATTCATTTTAGATGACATATATTAGGTGATATATAGATATCTGTTTTAACTAGAACATAAATTAAGCAAGCTAATcgataagtaaaaataaagagtaGCTTTTTTCTACTTGATATCCagaaaaagatttttatataaaaaaatcattaaaagttTAGTGAAATATGATTTCTCTGTTCTTGAGGaagtaaataatatgtttatatttctttttgtctttttgtttttttttttttaatgggtgTGAATTTTTCAGTGTACTTTGCACTTGATATGAGGAGGGGGGCCCAGGGTGAACTTTGGTGGTACTTGTGTTTGGGGGTGGTTCCATGCATTTAGGTTctgtatttaattaatttaagttaatttaaATTACCATTGTAACTAGTGGAGTttagatataattaattaagttaattaattataattgattGGATGTAATGAAATATAGTAGCATTTTGATTTACAATGAATATGGTTATGGGTGAGAGTGTTATTTAACCTTATTGGTTTTCATGCGTGTAGTCCACATGCACTTtcacaaaagtttttttatattttgaagtttaaatatgatatttcgatttttttaataaatttagttataaattaaaatatgtatgtaatcacaagtttttattaattgatttaatgtAATTTATGGCGCATGAGTTATATGACCTCATgagtttattataatttgtaaCCTATAAAGTGTACAAACTTTTGAGtcgacatgcaattttttttatttataattatttcatgaattttcatttttaaaatgtgGTATcataatttacaataaatttggttgcatcttagatttttttttttaataaatacaataaaaacatatataatgaaCGGTGTGTGCATGCAAAAGTAATAACGATTCAATGTTTATCCTCACTCAGCCGACATAAAGATTAGGTTGTAAGCCCACTTtcacaataaaatttttttaataccactatatttaacatattttaaaCCTGAAAATTAAAAGTTCTATAAACTAAATCTTACAGTGGAGGAGTACAGTTCGATCAACGATCTCTTACATGAATACATTTTAGTCAATAGACTCGAATAGATTTCATTTCTAAAAGTACAATTTCAAATTTGTGTGGCATATTAGTGGCAAACATGTAAAATAAAGTTTGAGCAGGgatatatataatctaaaacCAATAATATCATACgtacaaaaaatattattgcaagcaatttataattattttgttttatatatatatatatatatatatattcattgacAAGAAGAGCTTTACACAGATCCGAAAATCAAGTTCCCCCAATAAGACCGTTGTATTGTTTTCCTCCAATGGATATCCATTTAAATGCAAGACCTTCTTCCTTTCAACTTCAATCCATTCCTTGATCATGGAGATGAATAGGCCTCCACTTTCTCCCATTGCCACCTCTCTGCTTTTAAGATGTGCAAGGTTCCTTatcttcatctttcttttttctccccctcctttccttttcttttcttttcttttcttatctttggtgtatatatatattaattaaattttattgtctTCATGGTACTGAATGTCTtgtaatatatatgtttgatcTTCCATTTTTTAATTCACAATGTTTCACAGTTTATTTTCATGGTACTTAATATCATTGATGTTTGATCTTTTGattggtgttttttttaattagatttggTTGTCTTCTTGGCATTCAATTTCTTGTAATTAATCAAGGCTACTGCTTCATCTTCTATTGCATTTTAGTGTTGCAaagtaagtgtttttatttataagattTGCTTGTCTTCATGGAATTCAATGCCTTGTAAAATAGATTGATATATGATCTTTCATTTCATGATTCAAAATTTCACAAAGTTGTTCTTATAGGTACAAGTTCTTAGGTGTGCCAATTGACATAATTCATATTTCGATTTGTGGACAAAAAATCCATGGAACATAATGACTTTTTCACAtatagaactaaaaaaaaaagtcttcaCATCTTTTTCAGGACAGTGAATGCTTCTGTGGATGCTCTCTTGGAGGAGTTTCATTTGAGTTTGAAGTTGAAAAAGGAAAATTCTTCGAGAAATCTAGTTGAGTTTTGCTGCTCGAAAGACGGTTGGAAATTTGTGTTGTAATCTAGAAGAAAAAATCATCGATGGATCCTTTGCCAGGTTCACCTTTGACATGATGCTTGCATGGGAGAGCCCCCGTTCGATCGCCGAACAATGCCATTCGGTTTATGTCTTAACTAATACATTCTCTTGAAATTTCCATTGTCTAAAGTTAACTTGGTTTGATTTTGTATTCGCTTTTAACTAGGAAGGCCTCGCAAAGGAAAAGGAAGATAGGGAAGACCGAATCGACAATGATATACCGCTTTTTTATTCGGACTTGTTGCCTCTACTTGTTAGTAAACTAGTCTTAGTATCGACCATAATGTGTATCATCAGCTGTCATTTTCTTTCATGACTGTTTTGATATCTTTAGGTCGACGATGAGGGAAATGTCGGCGAAGAAGCATTCGTTTGGATTGTGTCCTTGTTCCCTTTAGCAGCAGATGTGGTTAATGTGCGATTCACATTCGAGGCTCTCACCGCACCTACGGCCGGTCGGCTTCATTTTCCGGCTTATGATAGGTTTCTCAAAGAAATGGACAAGTAATCCCTTTCGCAAACTTCAATTAGAATTTGTCAAACATCTTTTGTGCAAGCAAAGATTGCCGTACTTAGATTGCTGCAAATTTTGCAGGTGTATCAAATATCTGCAGAAACAGCAAATACCAACTGGTGTAGAACTGGCCGAAGACGAATTTATACTTCATGTGGAAGGGACTGCTAAAACACAAAGAGTAGTACGACACATTGGCACGACAAGTTGGCCAGGTGTGGCGGTGTATTTGAagtgttgattttattgtttctcGATGACATTGATGAAACACCGGTATTGGCAGGTAGGCTGACTTTAACAAATAAGGCACTGTATTTTGAGGCTTCGGGAGCTTTATCGTATGAAAATGCTTTGAAGATTGATCTTTCGAGAACAGAAGCCGGTCATCGATTGAGTGCAACATCAACCGGGCCTTGGGGTGTTCCGCTGTTCGACAAAGCTATCACATATGAATCTGAACAACAGTAAGAAATTACTTTGGCTCTAATTCATTATGTTCTCGGTCTGTAGTTTGCAAACATTCTGAGTAAACTTTGCAGATCAGAGCCGataattttagaatttccaGAGATGACAAGTTCGACAAGACGCGATCATTGGCTCGCATTAGTAAAGGAAATAGTTTTGCTACATCACTTCATCTCAAAATTCAATGTGGAATCTCCATCGAAATCATGGGAACTGCATGCAAGGACAATCTTCGGAATATTGAGACTTCATGCAGCAAGAGAAATGCTTCGGATATCACCTCCGATTCCGACGAAATTTCCTGATATTCTCATTGTTCGATGAACTACCGAAAGGCAACCATGTGTTGGAAGACTTATTTAGCAGCTTGAAAACAACAAACGGGATTTGTACTTCTAACACAGCCTCTGTTTTGAAAGGTTTAAGTATGCCTTGTCTAATCGATTCAATGATCGAGATAAAGGAGGTTCTTGAGAAGCAGTCGACTGAGAAAGCCGATTCGTTAGCATCCCTTGAGCTATCCATTAATCAAGTAAGAGAGGAAGCAAAGGAAGTTCGCATCGCCCAAGCGACAATTGAAGAGTTAAAAGATGAAGGCATTAGTGACAGTTATCTTATCTTGATGGTAAGTTAACTACAACGTTGCTTTTTGGTACTGTTGGATAAGGACTAAACACAAATTACAGTAAACTATACACCAACATGTCTATATCAGTTACTAACTTAATTGGCCTGAAACTATTA comes from Dioscorea cayenensis subsp. rotundata cultivar TDr96_F1 chromosome 15, TDr96_F1_v2_PseudoChromosome.rev07_lg8_w22 25.fasta, whole genome shotgun sequence and encodes:
- the LOC120278003 gene encoding uncharacterized protein LOC120278003 isoform X1; protein product: MMLAWESPRSIAEQCHSEGLAKEKEDREDRIDNDIPLFYSDLLPLLVDDEGNVGEEAFVWIVSLFPLAADVVNVRFTFEALTAPTAGRLHFPAYDRFLKEMDKCIKYLQKQQIPTGVELAEDEFILHVEGTAKTQRVVRHIGTTSWPGRLTLTNKALYFEASGALSYENALKIDLSRTEAGHRLSATSTGPWGVPLFDKAITYESEQQSEPIILEFPEMTSSTRRDHWLALVKEIVLLHHFISKFNVESPSKSWELHARTIFGILRLHAAREMLRISPPIPTKFPDILIVR
- the LOC120278003 gene encoding uncharacterized protein LOC120278003 isoform X3, with product MMLAWESPRSIAEQCHSEGLAKEKEDREDRIDNDIPLFYSDLLPLLVDDEGNVGEEAFVWIVSLFPLAADVVNVRFTFEALTAPTAGRLHFPAYDRFLKEMDKCIKYLQKQQIPTGVELAEDEFILHVEGTAKTQRVVRHIGTTSWPGRLTLTNKALYFEASGALSYENALKIDLSRTEAGHRLSATSTGPWGVPLFDKAITYESEQQADNFRISRDDKFDKTRSLARISKGNSFATSLHLKIQCGISIEIMGTACKDNLRNIETSCSKRNASDITSDSDEIS
- the LOC120278003 gene encoding uncharacterized protein LOC120278003 isoform X2; translated protein: MGEPPFDRRTMPFGLAKEKEDREDRIDNDIPLFYSDLLPLLVDDEGNVGEEAFVWIVSLFPLAADVVNVRFTFEALTAPTAGRLHFPAYDRFLKEMDKCIKYLQKQQIPTGVELAEDEFILHVEGTAKTQRVVRHIGTTSWPGRLTLTNKALYFEASGALSYENALKIDLSRTEAGHRLSATSTGPWGVPLFDKAITYESEQQSEPIILEFPEMTSSTRRDHWLALVKEIVLLHHFISKFNVESPSKSWELHARTIFGILRLHAAREMLRISPPIPTKFPDILIVR